One Pocillopora verrucosa isolate sample1 chromosome 10, ASM3666991v2, whole genome shotgun sequence genomic window carries:
- the LOC131776219 gene encoding tachykinin-like peptides receptor 99D, whose protein sequence is MAGADMNINSSEVHIQYRPIEAAFQATSLISIMVVAIIANTMNIIVVYRNSNMQTPRYMFIMNLACADLGVTLLAMPFSLITCISREWIMGESLCKLHGFLGSFFFCVSIFTLTIMSIEQYYALVKPLACAITIRRARYMIGLVWIASTLVSMGPVLGWGHFAYNSSTLSCGVAYPRTTLERLYLLFLVLVAYVITLLIMTIAYIRIFFAVRKHTNRIAKYTSGGLEVMRLQRRIIYTLLLVLMVFILCWLPFVFLIVLATRNVGVSKLPYGLGVAAYWCGFCNSSINPIIFVIRNDRFREGYRDILNEVWYGLRCKRPPKLGRLQFKKTWYLTKRTSTEEQKPHVMLRAIPSLTAIPDVELMSDHDNDENRESFSL, encoded by the coding sequence TTCAATCATGGTGGTAGCTATTATCGCCAATACAATGAATATTATAGTAGTATACAGAAATTCGAACATGCAGACGCCTCGATATATGTTTATTATGAATCTTGCTTGTGCCGATTTGGGAGTAACTTTGTTAGCGATGCCGTTTTCGCTCATCACATGCATTTCGCGTGAATGGATCATGGGGGAATCGCTCTGCAAACTCCACGGATTTTTAGGGTCTTTCTTCTTTTGTGTTTCAATCTTTACGCTCACAATTATGAGCATCGAACAATATTATGCGCTGGTGAAACCGCTCGCATGTGCAATCACGATTCGCCGAGCAAGGTACATGATCGGATTAGTCTGGATTGCGTCGACATTAGTTTCAATGGGACCCGTTCTGGGATGGGGACATTTTGCTTACAATTCAAGCACTCTCTCGTGTGGAGTTGCCTATCCAAGGACGACATTGGAGAGGCTCTACTTATTATTTCTCGTGCTAGTCGCATATGTTATTACACTCCTAATTATGACGATTGCTTACATAAGGATTTTTTTCGCAGTTCGCAAGCACACGAACAGAATTGCTAAATATACAAGCGGTGGGCTTGAGGTAATGAGACTTCAGCGAAGAATCATCTATACGCTTCTATTAGTTCTGATGGTTTTTATACTCTGCTGGTTGCCATTTGTGTTCCTGATTGTGTTAGCAACTCGAAACGTAGGCGTTTCCAAATTGCCTTACGGGCTCGGCGTTGCGGCATATTGGTGCGGATTTTGCAATTCTTCGATCAACCCCATAATCTTTGTCATCAGAAACGATCGCTTCCGGGAGGGATATCGCGATATTCTCAATGAAGTTTGGTACGGCTTACGTTGTAAACGACCTCCAAAATTAGGAAGGCTGCAATTTAAGAAGACATGGTATTTGACCAAGCGAACGAGTACAGAAGAGCAAAAACCGCATGTTATGCTCCGGGCAATTCCTTCGCTGACTGCCATCCCGGATGTAGAATTAATGTCTGATCACGACAATGATGAAAATAGAGAATCATTTTCGCTGTGA